A portion of the Candidatus Limnocylindrales bacterium genome contains these proteins:
- a CDS encoding polymorphic toxin-type HINT domain-containing protein, which yields MNKLILSSLLAVALISTADVATAGGKPNGSKCHVSKSCSSHVCVTLNPADKFGVCCTPQSCAAVGAQCGTAGDGCGLPIECGPCDSGSSCVANQCVPGTTTTTSTTSTTTSTSSTSTTSTTTSSTTTSSTTTSSTTSTTLLYCGDGIISAPEECDDGGISDGDGCDSFCNEESGFDCTGAPSTCSTTCGDGIIAGTEQCDDSNVVDGDGCSDTCQNQCINLGFSCSANADCCSNFCNSSHCQYPCFRGDTVVATAEGLRPIRDLKPGDQVWSWDETSKQTTLREVVKAYRNPAMNLRRIEVGGETIRTTDAHPFWVTGKGWVRAADIAVADTLRDQDGSLLTVAANEKVSAETYFAGYHEPATPPAVAYSTFAVQPVSLDAPGSDDEFVYNLEVGGSHTYFVGQHRILVHNY from the coding sequence GTGAACAAGCTTATCCTTTCTTCGTTGCTGGCCGTGGCGCTGATCTCGACTGCCGACGTCGCGACGGCAGGGGGCAAGCCGAACGGTTCGAAATGCCACGTGTCCAAGAGCTGCAGCAGCCATGTCTGCGTCACGCTGAACCCGGCGGATAAATTCGGGGTCTGCTGCACGCCGCAGTCGTGCGCGGCGGTCGGCGCGCAATGCGGCACGGCGGGCGACGGATGTGGTCTTCCGATCGAGTGCGGGCCGTGCGACTCCGGAAGCTCGTGCGTCGCGAACCAGTGCGTCCCCGGGACGACGACCACGACGTCCACCACGAGCACGACCACCAGTACCAGCAGCACTTCAACCACGTCGACGACGACCAGCTCGACCACGACGAGCTCGACGACAACCAGCTCGACGACCAGCACGACGCTGCTCTATTGCGGCGACGGCATCATCTCTGCTCCGGAAGAATGCGACGACGGCGGCATCTCCGACGGCGACGGATGCGATTCGTTCTGCAACGAAGAGAGCGGCTTCGACTGCACCGGTGCTCCGTCGACCTGCTCGACGACCTGCGGAGACGGGATCATCGCCGGCACCGAACAGTGCGACGACAGCAATGTCGTCGACGGCGACGGCTGCAGCGACACCTGCCAGAACCAGTGCATAAATCTCGGCTTCTCGTGCTCGGCCAACGCGGACTGCTGTTCGAACTTCTGCAACAGCTCACATTGCCAGTATCCCTGTTTCCGGGGCGATACGGTCGTCGCGACGGCCGAAGGACTGCGTCCGATCCGCGATCTCAAGCCGGGCGATCAGGTCTGGTCGTGGGACGAGACGTCGAAGCAGACGACGCTGCGCGAAGTCGTAAAGGCGTATCGCAATCCGGCCATGAACCTGCGGCGCATCGAGGTCGGCGGCGAGACGATCCGTACGACCGACGCGCATCCGTTCTGGGTAACCGGCAAGGGCTGGGTGCGCGCCGCCGACATTGCCGTCGCCGATACGCTCCGCGACCAGGACGGCTCGTTGCTGACCGTCGCGGCAAACGAGAAGGTGTCCGCGGAGACGTATTTTGCCGGCTATCATGAGCCGGCCACGCCGCCGGCCGTCGCGTATTCGACGTTCGCGGTTCAGCCGGTGTCACTCGACGCGCCCGGCAGCGACGACGAGTTCGTCTACAACCTCGAGGTCGGCGGAAGTCACACGTACTTCGTCGGGCAGCACCGCATCCTGGTGCACAACTACTGA
- the yghU gene encoding glutathione-dependent disulfide-bond oxidoreductase, protein MTDAPAYTPPKVWTWNKEADHRFANINRPIAGPTQEKELAVGRHPFQLYSLATPNGVKVTVMFEELLALGHAGAEYDAWIIPINIGEQFGSGFVAINPNSKIPALLDRSTPQPTRIFESGAILLYLAEKFGEFVPTDPSKRAECMSWLFWQMGAAPYLGGGFGHFYAYAPQKIEYAIDRFAMEVKRQLDVLDRELAGKEYIAGPDYTIADMAIWPWYGSLVKGLLYEAGEFLSVHEYTNVIRWADQIAARPAVQRGRMVNRAWGDPETQLFERHDASDFDKVKAAE, encoded by the coding sequence ATGACCGACGCACCCGCCTACACGCCGCCCAAAGTCTGGACCTGGAACAAGGAAGCCGACCACCGCTTTGCGAACATCAACCGGCCGATTGCCGGCCCGACGCAGGAAAAAGAGCTGGCCGTCGGACGCCACCCGTTTCAGCTGTATTCGCTGGCGACGCCGAACGGCGTGAAAGTCACCGTGATGTTCGAAGAGCTGCTCGCCCTGGGCCACGCGGGTGCCGAGTACGACGCGTGGATCATCCCGATCAACATCGGCGAGCAGTTCGGCTCGGGCTTCGTCGCGATCAATCCCAACTCGAAGATTCCCGCGCTGCTCGACCGCTCGACGCCGCAGCCGACCCGAATCTTCGAGTCCGGCGCGATCCTCCTGTACCTCGCCGAGAAGTTCGGAGAATTCGTGCCGACCGACCCGTCAAAGCGCGCCGAATGCATGTCATGGCTGTTCTGGCAGATGGGCGCGGCGCCTTACCTCGGCGGCGGCTTCGGACATTTCTACGCGTACGCACCGCAGAAGATCGAGTACGCGATCGACCGCTTCGCGATGGAAGTGAAACGACAGCTCGACGTGCTCGACCGCGAGCTCGCCGGCAAGGAATACATTGCCGGCCCCGACTACACGATCGCCGACATGGCGATCTGGCCCTGGTACGGTTCGCTGGTGAAGGGGCTTCTCTACGAAGCCGGCGAGTTCCTGAGCGTGCACGAGTACACGAACGTCATTCGCTGGGCCGACCAGATCGCGGCGCGCCCCGCTGTCCAGCGCGGACGCATGGTCAATCGCGCGTGGGGCGATCCGGAAACCCAGCTCTTCGAGCGCCACGACGCGAGCGACTTCGACAAGGTGAAAGCCGCGGAATAG